One Cuculus canorus isolate bCucCan1 chromosome 2, bCucCan1.pri, whole genome shotgun sequence genomic region harbors:
- the LOC104056985 gene encoding probable G-protein coupled receptor 141 isoform X1, producing MWAEKTLNHSLSDSNTKNSSFFTLVIRAVCYGCMKWQRRRKKSKNKRLKVAFEKEELRRMPNSSITQQNHSSNETLTYTSERLRTVLIALYIINLAGGTLGVIIMSHRLFQRRSRSVMTIIIISLLVLHTFMLLSIPFRLSYYILQEWKFGGFACKLTSAIVYLHMYTTFAFYVVIIIIRLLRLDFKKCYTTACVSAIWLVGVLVITPVFLSYYGTSKIYHSSICFQFHKEIHKTPMVIANYCLVGILVTVCAVLTVTQVSVICRLTLKYWPDINSHVEFRAQAKSFFFILITLVCFMPHHVFRVYYIQNFHLDKDQHLLPYNEVFLALTTMCCLDMLCFIAGISH from the exons ATGTGGGCTGAGAAAACCCTCAACCATTCTCTGTCAGACAGTAACACcaaaaactcttcttttttcacACTGGTTATACGTGCCGTATGCTATGGATGCATGAAATggcaaagaagaaggaaaaagtcaaAAAATAAGAGATTAAAAG tAGCCTTTGAAAAAGAGGAGCTTAGGAGGATGCCTAACAGCAGCATAACCCAGCAGAACCATTCCTCCAATGAGACACTGACATACACTTCAGAGAGGCTCCGTACTGTTCTCATAGCCCTGTACATCATCAACCTGGCTGGCGGCACCCTTGGGGTCATCATAATGTCCCATCGGCTGTTTCAAAGGAGATCACGATCTGTGATGACCATTATCATCATCAGCCTCCTGGTGCTGCACACGTTTATGCTACTCAGCATCCCCTTCCGCCTCAGCTACTACATTTTACAGGAGTGGAAATTTGGGGGGTTCGCCTGCAAGCTAACAAGCGCCATCGTCTACCTCCACATGTACACCACCTTTGCGTTTTACGTGGTCATCATCATAATACGCCTCTTACGACTTGACTTTAAGAAGTGCTATACTACAGCCTGTGTTTCTGCTATCTGGCTGGTGGGTGTGCTGGTGATCACACCTGTTTTTCTCTCATATTATGGCACCTCTAAGATATATCACTCCTCCATATGCTTTCAGTTCCACAAGGAGATACACAAGACACCCATGGTGATCGCAAACTACTGCTTGGTTGGGATTTTGGTGACAGTTTGTGCAGTGCTCACCGTAACCCAGGTGTCTGTGATCTGTAGATTGACTCTTAAATACTGGCCTGACATTAACTCCCATGTGGAATTTAGGGCTCAGGCAAAGAGTTTCTTCTTCATCTTGATAACATTAGTGTGTTTTATGCCTCATCATGTTTTCAGAGTATATTACATCCAAAACTTTCACTTGGATAAAGATCAGCATCTACTCCCATACAATGAAGTTTTTTTAGCTCTAACAACAATGTGCTGCTTGGATATGTTGTGCTTCATAGCAGGGATTTCCCACTGA
- the LOC104056985 gene encoding probable G-protein coupled receptor 141 isoform X2 yields MWAEKTLNHSLSDSNTKNSSFFTLVIRAVCYGCMKWQRRRKKSKNKRLKAFEKEELRRMPNSSITQQNHSSNETLTYTSERLRTVLIALYIINLAGGTLGVIIMSHRLFQRRSRSVMTIIIISLLVLHTFMLLSIPFRLSYYILQEWKFGGFACKLTSAIVYLHMYTTFAFYVVIIIIRLLRLDFKKCYTTACVSAIWLVGVLVITPVFLSYYGTSKIYHSSICFQFHKEIHKTPMVIANYCLVGILVTVCAVLTVTQVSVICRLTLKYWPDINSHVEFRAQAKSFFFILITLVCFMPHHVFRVYYIQNFHLDKDQHLLPYNEVFLALTTMCCLDMLCFIAGISH; encoded by the exons ATGTGGGCTGAGAAAACCCTCAACCATTCTCTGTCAGACAGTAACACcaaaaactcttcttttttcacACTGGTTATACGTGCCGTATGCTATGGATGCATGAAATggcaaagaagaaggaaaaagtcaaAAAATAAGAGATTAAAAG CCTTTGAAAAAGAGGAGCTTAGGAGGATGCCTAACAGCAGCATAACCCAGCAGAACCATTCCTCCAATGAGACACTGACATACACTTCAGAGAGGCTCCGTACTGTTCTCATAGCCCTGTACATCATCAACCTGGCTGGCGGCACCCTTGGGGTCATCATAATGTCCCATCGGCTGTTTCAAAGGAGATCACGATCTGTGATGACCATTATCATCATCAGCCTCCTGGTGCTGCACACGTTTATGCTACTCAGCATCCCCTTCCGCCTCAGCTACTACATTTTACAGGAGTGGAAATTTGGGGGGTTCGCCTGCAAGCTAACAAGCGCCATCGTCTACCTCCACATGTACACCACCTTTGCGTTTTACGTGGTCATCATCATAATACGCCTCTTACGACTTGACTTTAAGAAGTGCTATACTACAGCCTGTGTTTCTGCTATCTGGCTGGTGGGTGTGCTGGTGATCACACCTGTTTTTCTCTCATATTATGGCACCTCTAAGATATATCACTCCTCCATATGCTTTCAGTTCCACAAGGAGATACACAAGACACCCATGGTGATCGCAAACTACTGCTTGGTTGGGATTTTGGTGACAGTTTGTGCAGTGCTCACCGTAACCCAGGTGTCTGTGATCTGTAGATTGACTCTTAAATACTGGCCTGACATTAACTCCCATGTGGAATTTAGGGCTCAGGCAAAGAGTTTCTTCTTCATCTTGATAACATTAGTGTGTTTTATGCCTCATCATGTTTTCAGAGTATATTACATCCAAAACTTTCACTTGGATAAAGATCAGCATCTACTCCCATACAATGAAGTTTTTTTAGCTCTAACAACAATGTGCTGCTTGGATATGTTGTGCTTCATAGCAGGGATTTCCCACTGA
- the LOC104056985 gene encoding probable G-protein coupled receptor 141 isoform X3, protein MPNSSITQQNHSSNETLTYTSERLRTVLIALYIINLAGGTLGVIIMSHRLFQRRSRSVMTIIIISLLVLHTFMLLSIPFRLSYYILQEWKFGGFACKLTSAIVYLHMYTTFAFYVVIIIIRLLRLDFKKCYTTACVSAIWLVGVLVITPVFLSYYGTSKIYHSSICFQFHKEIHKTPMVIANYCLVGILVTVCAVLTVTQVSVICRLTLKYWPDINSHVEFRAQAKSFFFILITLVCFMPHHVFRVYYIQNFHLDKDQHLLPYNEVFLALTTMCCLDMLCFIAGISH, encoded by the coding sequence ATGCCTAACAGCAGCATAACCCAGCAGAACCATTCCTCCAATGAGACACTGACATACACTTCAGAGAGGCTCCGTACTGTTCTCATAGCCCTGTACATCATCAACCTGGCTGGCGGCACCCTTGGGGTCATCATAATGTCCCATCGGCTGTTTCAAAGGAGATCACGATCTGTGATGACCATTATCATCATCAGCCTCCTGGTGCTGCACACGTTTATGCTACTCAGCATCCCCTTCCGCCTCAGCTACTACATTTTACAGGAGTGGAAATTTGGGGGGTTCGCCTGCAAGCTAACAAGCGCCATCGTCTACCTCCACATGTACACCACCTTTGCGTTTTACGTGGTCATCATCATAATACGCCTCTTACGACTTGACTTTAAGAAGTGCTATACTACAGCCTGTGTTTCTGCTATCTGGCTGGTGGGTGTGCTGGTGATCACACCTGTTTTTCTCTCATATTATGGCACCTCTAAGATATATCACTCCTCCATATGCTTTCAGTTCCACAAGGAGATACACAAGACACCCATGGTGATCGCAAACTACTGCTTGGTTGGGATTTTGGTGACAGTTTGTGCAGTGCTCACCGTAACCCAGGTGTCTGTGATCTGTAGATTGACTCTTAAATACTGGCCTGACATTAACTCCCATGTGGAATTTAGGGCTCAGGCAAAGAGTTTCTTCTTCATCTTGATAACATTAGTGTGTTTTATGCCTCATCATGTTTTCAGAGTATATTACATCCAAAACTTTCACTTGGATAAAGATCAGCATCTACTCCCATACAATGAAGTTTTTTTAGCTCTAACAACAATGTGCTGCTTGGATATGTTGTGCTTCATAGCAGGGATTTCCCACTGA